Proteins encoded in a region of the Roseateles sp. SL47 genome:
- a CDS encoding Bax inhibitor-1/YccA family protein: MSDFQRSPASPTTWTPTPAGGSVFSQGADVTRVLRNTYALLSMTLLFSGAIATATVSYQWPAPGMLLTLLGYFGLLFGIHRARNSGMAIPLVFALTGFMGWSLGPMLNAVLSLPGGANTIALALGTTGATFLALSAYVLATKKDFSFMGGFLFAGMIVALLAAVANIWLQMPVLGLVISGVVALASIGLILYETSNIVHGGERNYVMATVSLFVSIFNLFTSLLSIFGFAGSSDD, translated from the coding sequence ATGAGTGACTTCCAACGTTCCCCGGCGTCCCCCACGACCTGGACGCCCACCCCGGCCGGCGGCTCGGTCTTCAGCCAGGGCGCCGACGTGACGCGTGTGTTGCGCAACACCTACGCGTTGCTGTCGATGACGCTGCTGTTCAGCGGTGCCATTGCCACCGCCACGGTCAGCTACCAGTGGCCCGCCCCCGGCATGCTGCTGACGCTGCTGGGCTATTTCGGCCTGCTGTTCGGTATCCACCGTGCTCGCAACAGCGGCATGGCCATTCCGCTGGTGTTTGCGCTCACCGGCTTCATGGGCTGGTCGCTGGGCCCGATGCTGAATGCCGTCCTGAGCCTGCCGGGCGGGGCCAACACCATCGCGCTGGCGCTGGGCACCACCGGTGCCACCTTCCTGGCGCTGTCGGCCTATGTGCTGGCCACCAAGAAGGACTTCAGCTTCATGGGCGGCTTCCTGTTCGCCGGCATGATCGTCGCCCTGCTGGCCGCCGTCGCCAACATCTGGCTGCAGATGCCGGTGCTGGGTCTGGTGATCTCCGGTGTGGTGGCGCTGGCTTCCATCGGTCTGATCCTGTATGAGACCAGCAACATCGTCCATGGCGGCGAGCGCAACTATGTGATGGCCACCGTCAGCCTGTTTGTGTCGATCTTCAACCTGTTCACCAGCCTGCTGAGCATTTTCGGCTTTGCTGGCAGCAGCGACGACTGA